A DNA window from Pyrus communis chromosome 3, drPyrComm1.1, whole genome shotgun sequence contains the following coding sequences:
- the LOC137729447 gene encoding uncharacterized protein, giving the protein MGPPKNAARTISQEAFDEVVKENMEDLGMDPTEALEDAIQTLTLQGVDLSGIVTCVPGEGSVKDNPVLQCLDRLSQLNSSPNSQIGDEVVDLLDKLTELCKAEGSGNAAIASRNGGVEIVCSICSKIEIGCERAVFLALRALASLLHDLQSREAFRASGGPKILVGILTDGFENIDIVSSGFSVVAAAATSNEVIKELFMELKIDELILRVLSVKREVSIESLYDAIRVLLTPDDNRVLASQVYGYARNFAKIGIAGALVESVRAGLSSSSLVSASIALKAVAVNDEICTSIAENGGIDAVLLCIDDSSEQGNKTVAKVCCSLLCKLAGSDTNKNAIVEKKGMDRLMKLSSRFFDDPSILQEIMAVISVLSLRSPDNAAIAIEAGAGELALQAMQKFPAAQQMQRNSCLMIRNLVSRNAANRTILLNSGIEKHIRMAKQNHVSCKEAATDALRDLGLDDYNL; this is encoded by the exons ATGGGCCCACCGAAGAACGCCGCCCGTACGATCTCTCAGGAGGCCTTCGACGAGGTGGTGAAGGAGAACATGGAAGATCTCGGCATGGACCCCACCGAGGCCCTCGAAGACGCCATCCAAACGCTAACTCTCCAGGGCGTCGATCTCTCCG GGATCGTGACCTGTGTCCCCGGAGAGGGTAGTGTGAAAGACAATCCTGTGTTACAGTGCTTGGATAGATTGAGCCAGTTGAATTCTAGTCCAAACAGTCAAATTGGCGATGAAGTTGTGGATTTACTTGATAAACTTACCGAGCTCTGTAAAGCCGAAGGTTCTGGGAATGCAGCAATAGCTTCTAGAAATGGAGGGGTTGAAATAGTTTGTTCTATATGTTCTAAGATTGAGATCGGGTGCGAACGCGCTGTTTTTTTGGCGTTGAGGGCATTGGCTTCATTGCTACATG ATTTGCAAAGTAGAGAAGCATTTAGGGCAAGTGGTGGACCAAAGATTTTGGTGGGTATTCTAACTGATGGATTTGAGAATATTGACATAGTGAGTAGTGGTTTTTCTGTCGTTGCTGCGGCTGCAACGAGTAATGAGGTCATAAAGGAGTTATTCATGGAGTTGAAGATTGATGAGCTTATTCTGCGAGTATTGAGTGTAAAAAGGGAAGTCAGCATTGAGAGTTTGTATGATGCTATACGGGTTCTCTTAACACCTGATGATAATCGTGTTTTGGCTTCACAA GTTTATGGTTATGCGCGGAACTTTGCCAAAATTGGAATTGCTGGAGCTCTGGTTGAATCAGTACGTGCGGGGCTTAGCTCATCTAGTCTTGTTTCAGCAAGCATTGCTTTAAAGGCTGTCGCTGTCAAT GATGAAATATGTACATCCATTGCCGAAAATGGTGGAATTGATGCAGTTCTCTTATGTATTGATGACAGTAGTGAACAAGGCAACAAAACTGTTGCTAAAGTTTGCTGTTCTTTGCTCTGCAAG TTGGCAGGAAGTGACACAAATAAGAATGCCATTGTTGAGAAGAAGGGTATGGATAGGCTAATGAAACTGTCATCTAGATTTTTTGATGACCCTTCTATCCTTCAAGAG ATTATGGCTGTTATTTCTGTACTCTCCTTAAGGTCCCCAGACAATGCAGCCATTGCCATTGAAGCTGGGGCTGGAGAACTTGCCCTCCAAGCTATGCAGAAGTTCCCTGCGGCACAGCAAATGCAGAGGAACTCCTGTCTCATGATTCGGAATCTTGTCTCAAGAAACGCAGCCAACAG AACTATTCTGCTCAATAGCGGTATCGAGAAACACATAAGGATGGCCAAGCAAAACCATGTAAGTTGTAAGGAAGCCGCTACCGATGCATTGAGGGATCTGGGACTGGACGACTACAACTTGTAA